DNA sequence from the Glycine soja cultivar W05 chromosome 18, ASM419377v2, whole genome shotgun sequence genome:
cactgcaaaaataatttttgatacatcacaaataaataatatttacccAGTCAAAATCACATGCTAATAGCTAATTCCTTGTTATATTACTAGTATACGTCACtcaataaaaattgtttaagtTTAACTTATGAAAGGAGGTGTCAGATGCGTATACCCAAAGAGTAAACCTTTTTGGGTATAAAGGCACCCAAGTTCATAAATGTTCCcacaaaatttgtaatttatgaatttaacaTTAAGAATTAGGAATTAATTTTAGCATTGCATATTCTGTTTCTTGATCAGAAACAAAATCTAGTCTATAATCTATTTCGGCTAAGGGAATTAATCAACAATACTTTACATCCATCCCCAAAAAGATATGAGAATCATAAAGGAAAGAGGGAAGCTACGTCTATAAATTATTCCAAAAGTCCAAAATGAACTGAATCATGGATGTGAACTACTGAATTAAGTCAAACTAAGGTTTGACCTTGTTCCCACAATATATATAGCTGGAAATGGCATCCATATGCTCAGAGTCATTTCCCATTGCCTCCAAAATCTCACAAGGAAGGTACACCTCAATGTCAATTGAGCCTTCTTCAGCGCCAGTAAACATAGTAATACCATTACCTTTTTTTTGCACCACCACTATTCTTAGTTCTTACTACAACAGGCTAACCTGAAGTTTAAAGGGTAGTATTATTTTTCCTCATGatttttatgagtaagaaacttttccttctccattttTGCGGGTTTGAAGCAATGacactaactttattatttataaagtatgcattaattttctttcctttttctattctcAACCCGTCATAATTGATCAAGAAGTAGAGAAGTCTTCTCTaaccaacatatatataaagagcAATTAATAtgttagaaaaatattattaaatggtGTAGAAGtatcataatttatattaactttCACATGATATGTAATCATgtatcattaattatttctagtaacttaaaaaatttaaatatgtggCTCATACAAATTGGTCAGGACCATATAGATACATGATAGTGTCTCCCtaattatctaataattttttcttttcggTGGAGCTGAAATGAGTAAAACGATCCTgattatgtaattgattaataacattGCCCaagtttttatataagaaagtcCAAGTATATAGCTCATTTgatacaaacttttttttttcgggATCCATTCTAATAATAATGAGAAAAATTTCGGCATATCCCCTTTTTCACTTAAAGTCTGGTGGGAACTGCTGTGAAGAAGTCCGAACATACAACGTAAGTAAGGCCACAACGTGAAttgcatgaattttttttttttaatttatgcaagGGTTTCAATCCCTACATTTATCTAAATCTTCCTTGAGCATTTCAATCATGTTGTCCTTCTCATATAATACTCCTAAGAGCctcatattttcttctttgagTGCCTCAAATTGGCAAATTATCCTTGcaatttgagcttcaatggcCTCATCACTCAACTCAAAGACACACTCCACAACTCTAATGACACGCCACAAACTCACCACAACCAACAAACCACCCCCTTTCCTCACCAAAAAGGCTTCCAAAAATATAGCCCCTATGGCCACAACTCCATCAATAACATACCCCACATGCTTGAAAAATGAAGAGCCTATCCCTACTAGCAAAGCCATTGTCTTTGCTAAAAGAAAACTCAGAATGCCAATTCCAATCCTATGGAAACATTGTTCTGCTATGCTATTCATCGCGTTTTGCCCACACGAAACTAG
Encoded proteins:
- the LOC114395553 gene encoding uncharacterized protein LOC114395553; its protein translation is MNSIAEQCFHRIGIGILSFLLAKTMALLVGIGSSFFKHVGYVIDGVVAIGAIFLEAFLVRKGGGLLVVVSLWRVIRVVECVFELSDEAIEAQIARIICQFEALKEENMRLLGVLYEKDNMIEMLKEDLDKCRD